The DNA region ATGGAGCAGAGGGACGAGTCAGTTCAGGAGTGAAGATTGAGTAccaagaaggggaggggagggtggggaggtgatgggaggagactggCTGGGATGGGATGGGACGCAGTGCAGAGTACCAGGGGAGAGGTTGGTCTGTGGGAAAGGCCCACACCTGAACATTATGTCACATGAGAAAACAGTGCCCTCTTGTCAGCTTCATTCGGACAAAGAAAAAGTGTAAAATTCTGTGATGTTGAGGCTAGGACCCCGATCTAGCATAACAGGTATAAATTaaaggttcttttttcttttcaggcaTCATGGACAAAGCTAAAGAAAACGGCATTTCAGGGCTGGTTAAGGTAAACTGAATAATCTGTAATCTCAGCCACGTTTATAAAACCCAAATGGAGATCCATCTTCTATCTGGAATTCTTCTCACCTTCACTTTGGATTTGTAACTTTAGACCACTTTTCTCAGCATTCAGGAACATTTTGTTGAATCTCTCACTGtatctgttttgttccattttgtCTTATACTTACCTTTTCAAGTCTCTATTTTCCATTGTATGCAGCATAATGTACACAATAGGAGCCTAATGCTTGCCTGTATTTGCTGGCCAGAAATTAATTTCTTTGCCATGGTCTCAATTCCGGGAGTGTAAGTTCAGAGGAACGTCAAAACAGATGTCAGTGCTTGTTTCCTAGGACTCCACTTTGAGCCATGTTCTGGGTCAGatgtatttttccccccattttttttctaaacacgTATTGTCAAAGACATTTCAGAGCAAATGGGATTTTGGTATACTAGTAAAGTTTCTGTATTGCAGCTTTTTGCTAAGTCATAATTCCCAAGTCACTGAATTCTTAGGAAGTGTTTGTCTTCCTCTTTAAATGGAAGTTTAGTTAGTGAACATTGGTTTATGGGAGCATGGTttcagggaggggccagggaggggttaGGAAGTGCCATTCAGGTATTCCTTTCAGCCATACACTAACCTTGTCCTTTAGAAGTGCTGATTAAAATAGCTTTTTTCTTCCATCTCTTACCCTGACACTCATTATTTTGTTATACAAGAAGCAAATTCTCAGGATATTCAGCTTTTGTTTATGAAGACCTTgaagcttcttttatttttccctcctaACCTAGACTACAATTCCATCTGGTGACGGCCCAAAACGTGTTCTGGTGACACAGCCATTTCCTTCTCAGCATCCGTTACCTGCAAATAGTGGCCAGGCTCAGCGGGTCTTGTGTCCTTCGAATTCCTCCCAGCCAGTTCCTTCAAAAGCACAAAAGCTTGTCTCCAGCCATAAACCGGTTCTGAATCTGAAGCAGAAGCAATTGCAGGCAACCAGTGGCCCTTGCCCTGTGTCCAGACCACTGAATAATACGCAAAAGAGCGAGCAGCCCCAGCCACCAGCCCCTGGTAAATCAGCTTTTTGAGACTCATTGTGTAGTTATGCTTTCTAGTTAGCTTAACAAAAAGGCAAGTGTATAGACTTGTACTTTATATTGTTTGGAGTCCTAGCCTTATATAATTTCTATTGAGATTGGGGAGGAAATTTGATGTCAGGTTGAAGTCACAGTTCTCCTGTGGGCCAGGCCTGTGGGAAGAAGACCTGGTTCCTACCCTCATGGTACATTTGAGGAACCAAGTTCCAAGGTTCATAGCATGGAGGAAatcgggggaagggggtgggctggggcaggCCGGGCCGAGGTCACTGTGGGCACTattggtgctgctcagtggtagGGCTTCATCCCCTGTGCATTGGGAAGTTGCTGAAAGGTTTGTGAGAAGAGGAGGGACTGACGTGCCTTGTAGAGAGCTTATCTGGAGTGTGGAATGCATCAGAGTAGCAATGCTGCACCCAGGGGTGCAGGATGGTAGGGAGGCCTGAactcggtggggggggggggaggggggcaggggaagagaggCAGGGTGGATAGTAATGGTTCCTATTTACCATCTCTTGAGTGTCCACACAGTAGGCTCTGAGATGAGTGCTTTCTTCATCCACCTTGTCTTTCAGTCCTCGAAACCACTCAAGGAATATAGTCAGTCATTAAGCcagttttacagaggaggaagctggggcGCAGAAGCATTAAGTAAACTGGACATGGAGAGGCTGGTTATATTGATGGCATGAGCTGAGATGGTGAACCATGGAAGGAAAAACCAGCTGGGCCCTGCATTCGAATATCTGAGCAGCCCATGCTGTGCTGCGGCTAGAGTTCAGAgtgccagagaaagacaagaggcAATGTCCCACACAGTCTCTGGCTGGTGAAATTGCGACGTTAGCACCCTGTTGTGCCATTGGTTTGTCGTCCATCTTGCTGAATTGGTGGCTTCTAGTTCTGTGTTTCCCCTGACAAGGAGTAGAGGGAAAGGCAGGTAGTGGTTTGGGTTTGGGTGCACATTGTCGATCTTATTTGTATGCAGCACATGGACAGTTGGCCGTCCCACCTCATGGGAGAAAGGTGACCAGGGGGAGCTTGTCATGGATGGGAAGACTGTTCTGCCTTAGAAGCTCTCCATTTGGAAACAGGCTTTGGGGAGAATCTTCAGTCTCGAGCCTTCACGTTATTGTAAGGCCTAACTATACGTGTCTGCTCATCTTTATTCTAGAAATCTGTGAACTTCACAGGGTGCAGTCGGCTTACGCTGTGGTAgtctttttctaaaagaaaactaaaaatggccaGGTCATGAATATTTTGATGACcattatttgatttatttctgtTCTCAGGTTTTTAACTTATTCTGTATAGGTATCCTAAAAAcaggtttttaaattattctgtgTAGGAAAGAATCCTGAAAAGGAAGTGGCTTCAAAACAGAAAAACGAAGAATCAAAAAAGTAAGCTTTACTTATTTATGAAGTTTTGTGCTATCATTCTATTAGAAAACACCATTTAATTGCAAATTTAATTTTgggaactctttaaaaaaataaagaggcctTTATATTGTAACTTTGACAATATAAATGtttctaattataaaagaaagaggagggattttaatgatggatgttaacttaGGGACTCAAGTTTTTCAACTTTAGAAAAAGCTTATGTGAATTTGTTACAGAAATGtgtaaaataaagtttctttctaCCCTCAGAAGTAACCACTGCATATGGTTTGTGTATTCttctatatgttttatatatatatatatatatatacacacacacatatatatacatatatatatgtatatatatatgtatatatatatatgcaagttTGTTTAAAAAACGGGGTCATGTTGTAGAACTGTATATAGATGATTGTATGAGTATTTTGACAGTGTTCATAGAATTACTGTGTTCTTTATAACAAAGTATGGCCATGATATCTTCACCAGATAGTTTCTAAAAGCCTGCTGTCAATCTCTGAATTGTCTAGATTCTAGAACGTGGTAGGTTGCTTTAGCTGCCTAGTGGAGACTTTCTGAGAATCTAATGGTTCCCCCACTAAATGCCCTGTGGGATCCATCCCGCTTGCTTTACCAGTGGTTCTCCACCCCTGAGAGTGTTAGCATCTCCCAGGGGTTGAGGAGAGGAGGCTGTGGTTAGTTTGCAAGCAGCCCAAGGTGGTTCGGAGGTATTCTTCCCTGGCCATTTCCGTAACCTAATCCTTCTTATGGGCTTAGTGTTGTTAATAGGTTCTATGCCTTCTGAAATGCCATTGAGTGTTTCAGCACTAATGTCTACATTATTCCTGGTCAGTGACTCACAGCCagtggcaggcaggtgggggtgtgggggactTAATGTCTGTGGTGCCTCATTAATCGTGGTATTGTCTTGGTTCTGGCAGATGGTACATTCTGAACAAtaactataaaattatatatagggTGTGTCTACTACTCATTAATTGTTAGAAGGGATTTgttttcttgatattttaaaatgatcacaTTTTTTCCTAGAAGGCAATGGACTTTGGAAGATTTTGAAATTGGTCGCCctctgggtaaaggaaagtttGGAAATGTGTACCTGGCGAGGGAAAAACAGAGCAAGTTCATCCTGGCTCTGAAAGTCTTATTCAAAAGCCAGCTGGAGAAAGCAGGCGTGGAGCATCAGATAAGAAGAGAAGTAGAAATACAGTCCCACCTTAGGTGAGTTTTCAGGGATCTTCCAAAGAGTGGTGCACAGAACTCCAAGTGATGAAGATAAATAACTGAACTGCTTCTTATaaggcctgcctgcctcatcgtcCTGCAGACGGAGATGGAATTTGTCATTTTCCAAAGGTTTTTCTAGACTTACATGCTGTGGGCCTGAAAAATATCTTGGATGTTTGTTAATGGAGTGATTTTTTTGGATGGATAATATGGGGAATGATACCTCTTACTCTGAATTGTGAGCAGTTTGCAGGCTTGACTTTGgccagagttgtttttttttttccccccggtGTTTTTCCCCCAAACTTGAATCAGTTGCTAATACTTAAAAATTAGGTACATTCAGATTTAAAAATCTGTCTGTATCATGCCTGTATCCCTACTTGGCAACACCTGGCTGGGGTTGAGAAGGACTGATGGCTCTGATGGCTGTGCTCTCAGCTGCACGGAGTCCTCAGCAGCACACGTTTGCCATTCTTGAAGACCGCTTTTATATCTGTTGTAGCATTCGGTATCCAGTTACTATGGGAATGCCgtgtctctttcttttaattaGCAGGGAATTGATATTTAGCTGAGTTTTCCCCCCCTAAGAATAAAGACAgcttaaaggaaggaaagaatagtCTTAGGTAAACCTGAGGTCCATGAATACCTTGAAAGCATGTAAACTGATATGTGGATATGTGTATTTTTCTTAGAGTGAAGTCTATAGTTTCAGATTCTCAAGTTGGGGTGTGAGGAGGGGGGTCCTGTGACCAGAACCAGCTTTTACCACCGGTTTTACACAAAgggtttgtttggtgttgagcaCATGTCTTGTATCTGCTTTAAAACCAGGTGTTGAGTGTTCACCCTTTGTTGCAGGCATCCAAACATTCTCAGGCTGTATGGTTATTTCCATGATGCCACCAGAGTGTACCTCATTTTGGAATACGCCACTCTTGGAACTGTCTATAGAGAACTTCAGAAACTGTCCAGGTTTGATGAGCAGAGAACTGCTACTGTAAGTGCTTGTTTACTGTCCAGCCAGTTCCACGTCCCCTGCCTGTCCTGCATGGCCATGTGCCTTCCAGTGCAGTAGAGTGGATCTTTTTAATGCACTGATAGCTTAAAGGATCGAATATTTGAGGTGGAAAATCAATCATTGTACCATATATACAGTTAAAGTCGCGTACCAGGTAGAATGTTGAGGCTGGTTTGTTTTCAAAGCTGTTTTTCTGTGGAAATGTATATAaatagttgctttttttttttaaattaactattttagaatagttttagatttacagaataaTTATGATGAGAGTACAGATCTATTTTCTGTATTAGTAATACACACTAACTTTCTCCTATTAATATCTTATATTAGTATGGTACATTCGTCTTAACtaatgaatattctttttttattgaagaaaTATTGATACATCACTGTTAACTAAAGTTCATACTTAATTCAGATTTCCTCAGTTTTTCTTATGGTTAGACTAGGTCAGTGGGTGTTTGAGAAGATCATGGAGGTAAAACGTGTTCTCATTCCATATCAAGGGTTCACACCGACTTATCCTGGTGGGTGTTGGCCTTAATCACCTGGCCGAGGTCGTGTTTGTCACATTTCTCCCTTTCCATACTGTGCTCCTTCAAAGGAAGGCTCTATGCACAGCCACACTAAACAGTGGGGGTTATGTTCCACCTCCTGTGGGGAAGACAtctacaaaaattattttgaattctcCTTATGTATTTACTGAGTCATTTGTTAATATGAACTCATCAGTATTTTATACTTTGAGTTACAATCcaatactactttattttgttgttccaACTTTGTCCACTGGGAGCTCTTTCACATGGTTCCTGTGTTTTTGACATTCCTCATCATTGTGGGTGtgcagtgttttttattttattttttttattttaagctttcTGACACTACTAGATGCTCCAGCCTCATCTTGCGTATTTCCTATCCCCGTCCTAGAATTACCATTTCTCCCGGGAGCCCCGGTTCCTTTTATCGCAGTGTGTTACTAGAACCCAAGATCTGGGTTCTGGGTGTGCTCATGCTCCTGGGTGTCTTTACTTCAGCTGACAGAGAGCAAGAAGCACGTGTAAactaatgtgtgtgtatacatgtatctATTAGTATTTCTACATTTATCCATCTATATCTGTATTAAGCAAAGTACGTGTCCATTACCGTGGGGATCATTCTACCCCCCTTGCTTTTCTGTAACCTCCCACTCCAGTGTTGGGAAACCTGGACTCCACCATCTTCCATCCATTTCATTATTCAATGCTTGTGTACATGGATAGTGGCATCAGAATGGTTAGCCAGCTACTCGTGTGGGAAACAACTGGTGTGTGCATGTAAGATTCATCTGTATCTTTTCAGGGGTTGacatagctcatttctttttattggtgaataatatttcatggtatGGACATACCTCAGTGTATCCCTTCACTTACTGAAAGGAAATCCCATTGCCCTCTGCAATTCTAATTTGTAGAAGAGTTTCTGTCTTTACTTTCAATTCATTATCGTCTAAATTTTGGTCTTGGGCTTTTGGCtgaaacaatgaaaaatgtcTTTTCTGATAATGACATTTGGTTTTTACCCATTTGTTTAATAAACCTTTTTGGTGTGGAATAATGTTCAGTCCTGTTTAGCAATAGCTTTTGGAAAACAAAGCCTTCTCAAACTTTAGTCagagctaaatatatttttttcagtatacTAATAACAGTTCTTATCTATATGTTAAAGCACATTCTGGACTTGTGAGATCTTTCAGTTGAGGTGGTAACTAGCAAAAGGACTGACTGCTTGTGGGCTCTTAAGCTGACTAATGAATTAGTTTATCCTGAATTTAACATGCCAATACTACACCTGCTTCTAGTTTCTGTTTATTGTTCAGGATTAtttactcccctccccccatatttTTAGTGTAAATGTTTAGCTTCAAACAAATTCTTTTGTTGCAAATTGATCTTGGATTTAAAAATGGGAATTGACTGTACTTGAGagattttttttggtgttttgaaAAAATTGTTTATGTCTGACTCCCTCATTTGTACTGGTTGTTCAGTATTCTCTTAATTGCTGGGCCATAATTTGTCATGTTGGGATGTAGTTATAGCCCATGACTGTTTTTCCTGTCTTTCGATGTCCCATCTGCTGTGTTAACCTTGCGCTGAATAACTTGTACTTCATGCAGAACACCAATTTGgttcaattgatttttttgttttttgagtcaTCAATTGGTTCTAGCTTTTGCTTTAAAATCTACAAAACATGTTAAAAGTCTATGTTGGATTTTCTTTCAGAAAAGATGTCTAAAATTAACTTGTTATATGAAATCTAAAACAccaattttaatacttttttgaTAGTATATCACAGAATTGGCAAATGCCTTATCATACTGCCACTCAAAGAGAGTTATTCATAGAGACATCAAGCCAGAGAATCTGCTCCTTGGATCAACTGGAGAGCTTAAGATTGCAGACTTTGGGTGGTCCGTACACGCCCCATCCTCCAGGTATGTAACTTTTTAGGAGGAACTTGTTGGGGTTAGCAAAAGCCCCAGTGGCCAAGCATGAGCTAGATAGTAAAGTACCTAagcatagccctggctggtttggctcagtggatagaagcgtcggcctgcggactgaagggtcccaggttcgattctggtcaagggcatgtaccttggtttcaggcacatccccagtagggggcgtgcaggaggcagctgattgatgtttctaactccctatctctctcccttcctctctataaaaaatcaataaaatgtatttaaaaaaaaaaaagtatctaagCATAGGTGTTGTGCTCAATTGGGACAGGTAATTGACATAATACTTTGGAGTAATTTAGGCCCCAATAGTAAAATGTGTCTTCCAGGACATTTTAATTCTGCAATCACTTAGACTATTTGTTGTGTCCTAGGCCTGGGATTAAAGGTAGTTTATGTCCTTAACAGCTAATGAATGGGACAGATAAGTAAACAGATAGGACAGGTATATGACAGAAGAGGTACAGGGTGTGTAGAGGGGAGGACTCCTGACATACTATGACAAGTTCTCTGGGGCAGCACCTGCCAAGGTCTGGATCTGAGGGCAGTTCTGCGGGAACTCCAACAACCAAATGGGTTTGAAGGGAACTTTCAGGGTGGTGGTTAAAGATGCCCTTTGGTCTGCTGTCATCAACAGAAGAGTCCTTTCTTGTTTCCTCTTAAAATTAAAGCagagagatcaacctaaggaaaCCATTTAAATCTTAAGTGAACTTTGCAAACCAGAGCAAAGTTCTATACtcctttaaatttaatttgagtTTAAATAAGCTTTTGAAATCACATGTGAAGTAGAACATTTACAAGCATACATTTACTGATAGAAGTTAGTCCACTTTGGGGTAGGGCTTAAAAAATTATAGCCGGATtacttaaaaaatccaaataactgttttatttttttaatttaagaaatctagtttttaaaagaaattgtatAGCCTAAATAGGTGCCATGGGATGGGGTGAGCTTTGTTTTTATTACCCACCACTTGTAAATTGTTTCTAGCAATGCATcgaatctgctttttaaaaaatttggttgtCTATCACCACTGGATGCTGTTGGCACCTGCTGAGGCAAACAATGAAGAATTGTAGGCTTTATGGCATGACAGGTCTAAAACTATACCATAACTATCCAGTGATATCATCGTGGCAGGAAAGATAACTTACCCTTTTCTGAAAAGGACATTTGTGTAAATGTTGATGGTCACTTCGCCCTACCTCCATTAATAAGCATAAGGGCTCCCAGGTCATTGGGTGCTGTTGGCCTCATCTCAGTGGTGATGAGAGGGGTTGACTGTCTGGGGAGCTGGCTCCTTAATCTCCAGTCACCGTTTAGTTGAGTGAACACTTATGTGCTCGCTGGGCTCCAGGCATGACCCAGCATAAGCTTTTCGATGGCAAAGCATAATTAATATAAAGCAGCAAACATCAACACGGTCTTTGCTCCAGGTTTGTCTGCCACCACCAGCTCATTTCCAGCCTTCGGAAGCTCCCTGAAACATACTGAGATGCTGAATTGCAGTTTATCGCTCACCTGGCTGCCCAGAGCCTGCAGTCAAcagttaacattttgccatatgGGCTGTGTCTACTTTTTTGGTGAACCTTCAAAAATAAGTTGCATACATCATGATGCTTTGTCCTTCGAGCACTTCAGTGTGCACCTTCTAAAAATAAGGATGTGTTGTCCTGTCTAGTCCCAGCCATCAGCACGCTTAAGAAAATTAGTGACTGtggtaatagctaatatttaatcCATGTTCAGATTTCTCCAGTTGTCCACAAAATTTTATAGCTGTTCTTTTATATCAGAATCTAACCAAGGGCCATGCACTATATTTGATTGTGTCTCTTTCATCTAAACTTAGACCAGTTGCCCCACAATTTAAAATGGATTGTTCTGCATGTGGTGACACTTAGCTTTGTCCTTTATCCTCTGTATTTGCTCAAAATTGGACCAAAGGGcctgaagaatatatatattttttaatttagcagaCAGAACtcgtactatatatatatatatatatatatatatatatatatatatatatatatatataatattttattgattttttacagagaggaagggagagggatagagagtcagaaacatcgatgggagagaaacatcgatcagctgcctcttgcacaccccctactggggatgtgcccgcaaccaaggtacatgcccttgaccggaatcagacctgggacccttcagtccgcaggccgacgctctatccactgagccaaaccggtcagggctgaagaATATTTTTAACAAGAATACTTCATAGGCCGCCCTCCAATTTTAGTGTCTCTTGTACCAGTGCTGAATCAGAAGGCAGCATGTGCTGTCACAGTGGGACAGTTTAGTTTCTTGTCATTAATGTCACCTGTCTCTTAAGCTTCTTAGCATATCTGTCATGTAAGAAATGCTACACTGTATTTACAGAGAACTCTGTATGGCTGCCTTTATATAGCAGTGGTacttaaaatttcttatttttacatcaTTTAAGGAGTTTCTGGAGTTGGACATATTTGGGGTGTGGCTTGTTTGTTAGCCTTGTGATCTTATCCAGctctctgaatctgtttcctGTCAAAAAATGGAGATTTATAACAGCACTGTCTCCGAGCACAGGATCTGGCCTAGGAAGAGCGCTCAGTCAGTGGCAGTGTAGGTGATGACTTTAGCAGCTGCTGTGATCACAGAAACAAGCGCGTCAACCTGCACCTCCCTCGTTTCCAGGAGAACCACCCTCTGTGGCACCCTGGACTACCTGCCCCCGGAGATGATTGAAGGCCAAATGCACGATGAGAAGGTGGATCTCTGGAGCCTTGGAGTTCTTTGCTATGAATTCTTAGTTGGGAAGCCTCCTTTTGAGGCAAGCACATACCAAGAGACCTACAAAAGGATATCTCGGGTAAGACACAACTGGAAGGGACCCAGCACCTCTGTTAGAACCCTTCCTGTCCTCCTCAGCCTTCCCTTGAGGCTACTGTCTGAATGTTTGTACTGTTCTCTCTAAATCACGTTTTGTGACTGCCTGTCACTTATTGTACTCCAGGTTGAATTCACATTCCCTGACTTTGTACCAGAGGGGGCCAGGGACCTGATTTCAAGACTGTTGATGCATAACCCCAACCAAAGGCTGACCCTGAAAGAAGTACTGGAACACCCCTGGATCACAGCAAATTCCTCAAAACCATCAAGTAGCCAAAAATCTAAAGAATCAACCAGCAAGCAATCTTAAGAGTCTTGCAGGGGGAGAGCCTCTGAGCCAGGGCTGCTGTGTCATTGGTCAGAAACACACTCCTGACATAATCTACTACCAACCGCCTGCTCGCAATCCGCAGCGCTAGGGAAAAGTATAGAAAGTTCCACTTCAATAAACGTGACACTGAAGTGCAAGTAGCCATGAGAACCGTGATCGCTTCACTGGTTTTATCCTCCGGAGGCAAGGTGCAAGTGCAGCCGCCCTGCAGCCCAAGTGGACTAAGGGTCCTTGTGGAAGGTGACCTCCGAGTTGGTTGTGGGCAGATGGCCCCTTTGTCCTGACCCGATCAGTTCCGGAGCCGTGCAATAACCTCCCAGGTACCTGAGTGGGTGTGTAACCTACTGGGTGGCCTCACCTGGTAAAGTTGTCAGAATGAATATGtgattcttttaaatgtttaaataaagagATACGCACAGACTCCCTTCTGGATGCTCTGTCTCCCCTGTTGGGCCTGTTACTTGGTCCCCCTCAACCACTCACCCTGCCTGAGGCTGAAACAGGGCCCCAGGCTCTTCCTCCTTCGTGGGACTTGCTTGGAACACAGCGGAGAAGCGTCTCAGCCAGTTCTAAGTGttaagagcttttaaaaattgttctccATGGATTatatgttgtttttataaatacattaaccctaccagaccgctgcaccgatttttcggtaatttccaaatctgccgctataccgctgtacctaattttcggtactttgcctagtacgtgaaaaaaatgcgtcacaaactaaaaataaccaaccaatcgtGGTCAgacctcatggttagccattgcaaatgtctgcccccatgtgtttgaattgactttgtgtggtttgacgtgaaaaaattctgaaaattcacaatgaaacGAGCGGCTGATGAACCAAGCACTTCAACAGGAAAGCGAAGTAGGTCTAGGCTTATCACAGTCCAACAGGTGATCGATACTTTGGTTGATT from Eptesicus fuscus isolate TK198812 chromosome 12, DD_ASM_mEF_20220401, whole genome shotgun sequence includes:
- the AURKA gene encoding aurora kinase A isoform X1 — encoded protein: MDKAKENGISGLVKTTIPSGDGPKRVLVTQPFPSQHPLPANSGQAQRVLCPSNSSQPVPSKAQKLVSSHKPVLNLKQKQLQATSGPCPVSRPLNNTQKSEQPQPPAPGKNPEKEVASKQKNEESKKRQWTLEDFEIGRPLGKGKFGNVYLAREKQSKFILALKVLFKSQLEKAGVEHQIRREVEIQSHLRHPNILRLYGYFHDATRVYLILEYATLGTVYRELQKLSRFDEQRTATYITELANALSYCHSKRVIHRDIKPENLLLGSTGELKIADFGWSVHAPSSRRTTLCGTLDYLPPEMIEGQMHDEKVDLWSLGVLCYEFLVGKPPFEASTYQETYKRISRVEFTFPDFVPEGARDLISRLLMHNPNQRLTLKEVLEHPWITANSSKPSSSQKSKESTSKQS
- the AURKA gene encoding aurora kinase A isoform X2: MDKAKENGISGLVKTTIPSGDGPKRVLVTQPFPSQHPLPANSGQAQRVLCPSNSSQPVPSKAQKLVSSHKPVLNLKQKQLQATSGPCPVSRPLNNTQKSEQPQPPAPGKNPEKEVASKQKNEESKKQWTLEDFEIGRPLGKGKFGNVYLAREKQSKFILALKVLFKSQLEKAGVEHQIRREVEIQSHLRHPNILRLYGYFHDATRVYLILEYATLGTVYRELQKLSRFDEQRTATYITELANALSYCHSKRVIHRDIKPENLLLGSTGELKIADFGWSVHAPSSRRTTLCGTLDYLPPEMIEGQMHDEKVDLWSLGVLCYEFLVGKPPFEASTYQETYKRISRVEFTFPDFVPEGARDLISRLLMHNPNQRLTLKEVLEHPWITANSSKPSSSQKSKESTSKQS